AAGCATCTGTGAAGGCTGGAGATGTTTCAATAGGGACAAGGAGTTCCTCTTTCATCAATATAGGGCATGTGTTTAGAACAATTCCAAAGAAAGACAAAACAGAGATTGCCTTGATGTAGAAATTTAATTGTCTATCGTATACACACATgtaatataactatatataagtCCCAGAGTGAGGgccataaacaaaatataaatgagTTTGATGTaagaaaggggaaaaaagaaagaaaaagaggttGAGCATTATGTATACATATATAGAGGAATTAGATGAAATTACTGATGGAAAAACCCACTCTATTAAATAGAAGACAAGAGTATATTAATCAGcaagtaaaaatgaaataaaatagaagacaACTGAACAGAATCAAAATACGGTCACTATTCTCATGTAGATATATGGGGAAGAAACAGAAATTGATGATACCAACCCCAAACCACAAGCTTGTTGCTATTcctaattataatttgtttcatgtCGGAATAGATAAAGCCGAGAAGGAATATCAAATGCTAGCTAGCTTAGCTTCTAATATACTTATCATTGTGTttatgctgtttttttttttttttatcattgtccAATGCAAATATCAGATTTCAATTCTCATTATTAAAGCTACCACCTAGTTCACTTGATATTTATTGAAAAGGTAAATAACTTAATAAGAAACATTGACCATATAACAGTAGGCTTCACCAGCCTCATTCCTCAATCAAGCATGATAGTTCCCATTCAATGATATTAGAGTGTAATTATATATTACCTATTCATAAGCATCCGCATATGCAATGAGATGTCAGGATTCTCCTCACCACCAATAACCCAATTGACAGCTGCTTCAACATCTTTTGAAGGAGATATGAGAACTCTCAAGAGCTCTCCAAATACATTCGGCTGAGATCCCAGAACTTGTGGATCACCAAATAAATCAAAAGCAGCAATCCTCATCTGAGAGTgtatatttttcaagaaaaattgaGCTGCCACAGCATCTGTAGTTCCTTGAAACCTAAAATATAAGGTTCATAGTCATTATATGATACTTGAAAGACTGATAAGTAGAAAAACCATGTGACTTTACCATATGATAGGTTGCTTCCATTCCTTCCAATTGCTACAGAGGACATTTGTTTGAGCAGGCTTTTCAAAATCATCAGTCCTCATAACCAGTTGCCTCCCATATTTGCTTTCACAAAGATTTTGTCTCCACAGatgttttatttcattcatgGTAAAGGTAAAGTTGGAATAAGAAATGTAATCCCCAAAAGGATATTTGCCTCTGAAATATATAACCAAGGTGATAATCAGATATTGGAAAGATAAATATAGACGCTAAATTGCAAGATCAAAGCAGTTCCACAGATCCATCAATGGCAGACTGCTAGGTTTTCAGTTTTCACATCTCAGTGGCTGTAAACATATGTAATGTGTCAAACGTAGATGAATATAAGTTGCCATTCAAATATTGCAAAAATGTTTCTGGAACAATATGTCAAGGTATGCTTAAAAATTAACACAGTTATTAAGACCCATAGGAAGTAGATGTTCTAAAGGTAGCTAAGGTATCTCCTTAAGATTAAGGGTGAATGATTCAGATATTAGTTTTCTATAGAATTTATCATGCAGAACTAATCCCTGAATTTGAGCCACCATTTTTAAAGAGATACCGCCAAACTAACCCTAAAAGAAATTTCAGGCATCAATTAAAAAAGGTTAGctcttaaaaatgaaaaagaaaggctTGGGAAAGAACCAATATGCCTGGTTTGGCCAATGATCAAGGACCGGTTTAGCATTATACTCAGTGCTGCAGCAGTTAAGACCTTGTACATTTCATTCCCAAAACCAGCCTCAGCAGTCTTTCCAAGAACAAATCCATGACTACAGAACTGCTCTGGGGGCAAATCCCTGATTCTTGAAGCACCTGttacaaaaaatttcaatgtaTTCTGATTCAAGAACTGTTTTTGCAGAAGCACATGGTTCCTATTTATTCACACATTTATGTCATAAATCTAACAGAGAGGTGCAGAACTCTGGCTTTAGATTATtttcagaaaaacaaaaagtaaactagaataatgaaaaaatagcCTAGATCATTACCAGCCATGATCCATAAACTAGCAGGTGCATCCTTTTAGAACAGAGCAATTGTCTTTAGCGTGAACTAGATATGTAATGATTGAAAGGCAGTAATATGAGCCCTAAACGCTAAGCATCTAAAAAAGAtagtttttttgttgaaaaagaaaGTATATATTACACAAAATTTAGCATCTATTAGATACTTAGATAATTTAAGCAATTAAAATCAGTCCTTAAAAAACCCGACAATAATGGCTTATAAGAAAAGCTGATAGCAATTATCCAAACCGAAGTGACATACTACAGtaatcaaaaacacaaaaactacTCACTATCAAAACTCTGTAATTTGTCGTCAAAAAACAAGAGACTATCTCTTAAACATGTTAAAAGCATTCTTTTGGTTTATAAATTTGGCATCTTTaatcaaaaacaacaaaacaacaaacaacaGAAATATGGACACAACACTACCAAGTAGTACCAACAAGCTCGcatgatatttattcatttaaaataattcatgccttaaaaaagaaacttaaaaaaCAATAGCTATTCCTTAAAACGGAGAAACTCAAAAACAGTCCCTGTAAGATTCTCATGCTATTAAAGAACATAATTAATAGAAATGGTAAATTAAACTCAGAACAAGTATCAGGAGTTATAAGGTTCGATTGGgggaaaaaggaaaagggaGGGAGGAAAATGGAGCGGGTTGGATTTCTCcgctaacaaaaaaattaacaattaacaattaatatttgctaataaaaaaaaaactcagaacAAGTAACTACCGTTCAGATCGAAGTGGTCCTCGATAATTCTCCTCACTCTCAGCGTCTCCTTCCCGACAACACCAGCTTCGAAATCCTTCCCCATCTCCTCCACCGCCGCGCACGGCTTCTCTCCGCCGCCGTTCAAACTCGAGCTGTTCGAATCTCCGAGCTCGATTTTTTTCGGAAAATCAACCGTGATCGGAGGATCCAACGGCCTCAGCGCCAACATAAACAATCCCAAACCTGTCACCGTCGCACACAAAACCAAAAACGGTTGCAACAGCATTCGCCTCTTTCTACCTCCGCCATATCTCATTCTCTTTAACtttatctctatctctctctcacttcaatttctgtttttatttttatttttttgaagttaTCAACTTCAATTATTGAGCTAAGCTAAGCTTCCTGTTATGCCGGATCTGAAGAGTTATGTCTCAAATCTGAATCGCTCTTTGTTTAGCATCACGCGTAGCACCGAGATTTCCCGGGTTTGAATCCGACCCGAAAGCTTGTCATATTGTTACGACCCGAACCCGTTCGTTCGTGTGCGTGGCGCGCATTACGCACCGCCTCCGACAAACATGGCAATAATAAAAAGCGCAaaggttctctctctctctctctctcgctttCAATGAACCGTAGTTAGTGATACGCACAATcgagaaaagaataagaaacgTCAACGGTCAACCACTCAACCCTCACAATAAAAGGacagaaaaaaattagttaattaatatttattttattcaaagagaaaATCAAACGGATGATTCTCCTCAGCGTGCGTATTTGTCATTTGTAAAcgcctttattttttctttctttcgccGAGGAGGGAAACATAACCGTCAACGtaacttcttctccttcttcttccatcATCATGGAGAATCATGATAACCTTGCAGAGAAAGAGAATTCGGCTACTAACATAACCGAAGAGACGCTACCTTCTTCTCCTTCGATCACCGATCATGAAGAAGCTGATCCCAAACCTGATGATGATCATGGTGCTGAAGCCACCGCCCAAGCTGAACCATCGTCTCCAAAGAAAGATGAGGAGGAGGCAGAGgcagagaagaaagaagaaaccgCGTCTCCTCCGCCAAGCCTTGAGAAAGTTTCAGAAGAGATTGACCTGTTTCTCGTGACTCTGCCGAAGAAAAACGACGATGAAAATGCTGCGGAGAAGAATTTTGAGATTCCTGGCTTTTTTGAGAGATACACGGATCTGGTGGAGAAGAAGATAGCCAAATATGATGCGGAAGGGAAGGCGAAATGGGGAGAGGTGGCGGAGGAAGATTCGTGGTTGCTTGAAACCGCGAATCGGGTTTCGAAGCTGATGATGTTgctgaatcatcatcatcatcatcttgttgaaccggaggaggaggagaaagaGAACGACGGTGGaaatggaaaaggaaaaggaaaagactCGCTGGTGAATCGCGTTGCATCGATTCACCAGCGTGTGATGTCGTATTTGGAGGAGGACTTCAGATTTCTGATGGAAGAATGTAGAATCCCAATCGAATTAGATCCAGGaggcaataataataacaatgacaCCAAAgggaaacaacaacaacaacaacaggtTTCATCATCGGAACAAGAAGAGGTGAAGAAAGACCAAGAAGGCGAAATCGACGAAAGTTTCCCGGGTTACTCTGAGGAGACAATTGCCAGCTTGAGCAAGATCGCCGGCGAGATGTTACCCGGCGGCTACGAATCGGAGTGCTGCCAGGTGTACATCATCTCGCGGAGGAACGCGTTCGAGGAGGTTCGCAAGAAGCTAGGGCTGGAGAGGATCAGCATCGACGACATGGTTCTGAAGGTGCAGTGGGAAACTCTCGCCGCGAACATGATCCCTGCCTGGATCAACACTCTCAAGCAGTGCGCGGCGGTGTACTTCCCCGGCGAGCGAAGGCTCGCCGAGGCCGTGTTTGCCAGCAGCCCCTCCGTCTCGGCGGGGCTCTTCGGTAGCCTCTCCCGCGGAGTTGTGATCCAGCTCCTCAACTTTGCGGAGGGCGCCGCCATGACCAAGCGCGCCGCCGAGAAGCTCTTCAAGCTCCTCGACATGTACGAGAGCCTCCGGGAGGTCATCCCAAAAGTCAACGGACTATTCCCGGATGAGTCCGTGGAGGAACTGAAGACGGAGATGAATGTCGCCAAGTCGCGACTAGGCGAGGCCGCCATCTTCATCTTCAGTGACCTAGAAAACCAGATCAAACTGGAGACCGCGAAAAGCGCGGTCCCCGGCGGAGCAGTGCACCCCCTCACACGCTACATAATGAACTACCTGAGCGTAGCGGGAGACTACAAAGAAACCCTAGAACAAGTCTTCAAAGACCATTCCAAGATCGAACGTGCAGACTCCACCAGCAGGCCGCACAGCGAAAACGACGGCGTTCCGGAGAAGCAAGCATCGTCACCGTTCGCAGGGCAGGTTCTCCGAGTCATGGACTTGCTAGACTCAAGCCTAGAAGGTAAAGGGCGTTTATACAAAGACGTTGCACTGAGCAATTTCTTCATGATGAACAACGGAAGGTACATTCTGCAGAAGATAAAAGGATCAAGCGAGATGAGCCAGGTGATGGGTGACACgtggataaggaagaaatcttcTGAACTTAGAACATACCACAAGAACTACCAGAGAGAAACGTGGAACAGGGTGCTACAGTTTCTGAACCCGGAAGGGTTGAACGTGAACGGGAAGGTGCACAAGCCGGTGCTGAAGGAGAGGTTCAAGAGCTTCAATGCGTTGTTCGATGAGATTCACAGGACGCAGAGCTCGTGGGTGGTGAAGGACGAGCAACTTCAGTCGGAGCTTAGGGTTTCGATCTCGGGAGTGGTGGTTCCGGCCTACAGGGCCTTCATTGGGAGGTTTGCGCAGATCTTTGACCCAGGAAGACAGACTGAGAAGTACATAAAGTACCAACCTGAAGATATTGAGACCTAC
The Glycine max cultivar Williams 82 chromosome 16, Glycine_max_v4.0, whole genome shotgun sequence genome window above contains:
- the LOC100807268 gene encoding uncharacterized protein, yielding MRYGGGRKRRMLLQPFLVLCATVTGLGLFMLALRPLDPPITVDFPKKIELGDSNSSSLNGGGEKPCAAVEEMGKDFEAGVVGKETLRVRRIIEDHFDLNGASRIRDLPPEQFCSHGFVLGKTAEAGFGNEMYKVLTAAALSIMLNRSLIIGQTRGKYPFGDYISYSNFTFTMNEIKHLWRQNLCESKYGRQLVMRTDDFEKPAQTNVLCSNWKEWKQPIIWFQGTTDAVAAQFFLKNIHSQMRIAAFDLFGDPQVLGSQPNVFGELLRVLISPSKDVEAAVNWVIGGEENPDISLHMRMLMNRSIRAVQAALHCIKKVIESQHLTSRPKVVVVSDTPSLVKSIMPNISEFAQVLYFDYEKFKGNIFEGLPKLDFRVKDWGPAPRWVAFVDFFLASRAKYAVVSGAHRRVGTTYAQLIAALAATRNLGDNSSSSSFSFLSSFQSTMLTEGLKNQVGWGHVWNRYAGPLSCHNQTNQCAFTPLLPPGWWDGLWQSPIPKDISRLAAYGIKLSGLGTVDYDSLQNYCSTRKNVERTVTFNL
- the LOC100807802 gene encoding exocyst complex component EXO70B1 translates to MENHDNLAEKENSATNITEETLPSSPSITDHEEADPKPDDDHGAEATAQAEPSSPKKDEEEAEAEKKEETASPPPSLEKVSEEIDLFLVTLPKKNDDENAAEKNFEIPGFFERYTDLVEKKIAKYDAEGKAKWGEVAEEDSWLLETANRVSKLMMLLNHHHHHLVEPEEEEKENDGGNGKGKGKDSLVNRVASIHQRVMSYLEEDFRFLMEECRIPIELDPGGNNNNNDTKGKQQQQQQVSSSEQEEVKKDQEGEIDESFPGYSEETIASLSKIAGEMLPGGYESECCQVYIISRRNAFEEVRKKLGLERISIDDMVLKVQWETLAANMIPAWINTLKQCAAVYFPGERRLAEAVFASSPSVSAGLFGSLSRGVVIQLLNFAEGAAMTKRAAEKLFKLLDMYESLREVIPKVNGLFPDESVEELKTEMNVAKSRLGEAAIFIFSDLENQIKLETAKSAVPGGAVHPLTRYIMNYLSVAGDYKETLEQVFKDHSKIERADSTSRPHSENDGVPEKQASSPFAGQVLRVMDLLDSSLEGKGRLYKDVALSNFFMMNNGRYILQKIKGSSEMSQVMGDTWIRKKSSELRTYHKNYQRETWNRVLQFLNPEGLNVNGKVHKPVLKERFKSFNALFDEIHRTQSSWVVKDEQLQSELRVSISGVVVPAYRAFIGRFAQIFDPGRQTEKYIKYQPEDIETYIDELFEGKPHQSIARRRT